A part of Capsicum annuum cultivar UCD-10X-F1 chromosome 6, UCD10Xv1.1, whole genome shotgun sequence genomic DNA contains:
- the LOC107855823 gene encoding berberine bridge enzyme-like 28, with protein MKNSCFSFLFVLLVFSSTSWATLADNHEDFIQCLSHSNQTSSNIYTPNNSSFSSVLQISIQNLRFNITETPTPLVIVTPVSELEVQLVIYCVKKTGMHVRVRGGGHDYEGLSYVSEVPFVVVDLINLRKINVNVNDKSAWVEAGSTIGELYYRISEKSKTLGFPAGVCPTVGVGGHFSGGGYGVMLRKYGLSADNIVDARLIDANGRILDRNSMGEDLFWAIRGGGGNTFGLVLAWKVKLVDVPEKVTVFTLTRTLEQNATKLIHKWQYVAPRFPEDLFIRILVNRLNSSDPGDKRIEASFNSIFFGGIDRLLPIMQESFPELGLRKEDCIEMSWIESIMYFAGFPRGASPDVLLSRVQLSRRPFKAKSDYVYQPIPEGGLEGIWRLFFEDEAQAAQVILSPYGGRMDEISSSALPFPHRAGNLYKIQHIVYWDEQKEEVTERHISWIRRLYSYMTPFVSKFPRAAYINYRDLDIGMNNIKGHTSYVQAKVWGSKYFKNNFDRLVHVKTKVDPSNFFRNEQSIPSLTSRNNKGE; from the coding sequence ATGAAGAATTCTtgcttttcctttctttttgtaCTTCTTGTTTTCTCATCAACTTCATGGGCAACATTAGCTGATAATCATGAAGACTTCATTCAGTGCCTATCTCATAGTAACCAAACATCCTCCAATATTTACACCCCAAATAACTCTTCTTTTTCATCCGTCCTCCAAATCTCCATACAAAACCTAAGATTCAATATAACTGAAACTCCTACACCTCTTGTGATTGTCACTCCAGTGAGTGAATTAGAGGTCCAACTAGTCATTTATTGTGTTAAGAAAACTGGGATGCACGTTAGGGTTCGTGGCGGGGGACATGATTATGAAGGCCTTTCTTATGTCTCCGAGGTTCCATTTGTTGTAGTTGATCTTATTAACCTTAGAAAAATCAACGTTAATGTCAATGACAAGAGTGCATGGGTTGAAGCTGGATCAACTATTGGCGAACTCTACTATAGAATCTCGGAGAAGAGCAAAACCCTTGGGTTTCCAGCTGGTGTTTGTCCAACTGTTGGCGTTGGTGGACATTTTAGCGGAGGTGGTTATGGTgttatgttgagaaaatatggCTTATCAGCTGATAACATTGTAGATGCACGATTGATCGATGCGAATGGAAGAATTCTTGATAGGAATTCCATGGGGGAAGATCTATTTTGGGCAATTAGAGGAGGTGGTGGAAATACCTTTGGACTTGTCCTAGCATGGAAGGTCAAATTGGTAGATGTTCCTGAGAAAGTAACTGTTTTCACCCTTACTAGGACGTTGGAACAAAATGCAACTAAGCTTATTCATAAGTGGCAATATGTTGCTCCAAGATTCCCTGAAGATTTGTTCATTAGGATCTTGGTTAATAGATTGAACTCAAGTGATCCAGGTGACAAACGAATTGAAGCTTCATTTAACTCCATATTCTTTGGTGGAATTGATCGATTACTTCCCATCATGCAAGAAAGTTTTCCTGAATTAGGATTGAGAAAAGAAGATTGCATTGAAATGAGTTGGATAGAGTCTATAATGTACTTTGCAGGGTTCCCAAGAGGTGCATCTCCCGATGTCTTGCTAAGTAGGGTTCAACTCTCAAGGCGTCCCTTTAAGGCAAAATCAGACTACGTGTATCAGCCAATCCCAGAGGGAGGTCTCGAAGGAATATGGAGATTGTTCTTTGAAGATGAAGCTCAAGCAGCACAAGTGATCTTGAGTCCATATGGTGGCAGGATGGATGAGATTTCATCATCTGCTCTCCCCTTCCCCCATAGAGCTGGGAATTTATACAAAATTCAACATATCGTGTATTGGgatgaacaaaaagaagaagtaaCTGAGAGGCATATAAGTTGGATAAGAAGGCTTTATTCTTACATGACTCCTTTTGTTTCTAAGTTTCCAAGAGCTGCTTATATCAACTATAGGGATCTTGATATTGGAATGAACAACATAAAGGGACATACAAGCTATGTACAAGCTAAGGTTTGGGGGAGTAAGTATTTCAAGAATAATTTTGATAGATTGGTTCATGTGAAGACTAAGGTGGATCCTTCAAACTTCTTTAGGAATGAACAAAGCATTCCTTCACTTACTTCGAGGAATAACAAAGGTGAATGA
- the LOC107855838 gene encoding berberine bridge enzyme-like 28, translating into MENSCFSFLFVLLVFSSTSSAALADNHEDFIQCLSPSNQTSSNIYTPNNSSFSSVLQKSIQNLRFNTTKTPKPLVIVTPVSEFEVQLVILCAKKTGMHVRVRGGGHDYEGLSYVSEVPLAVVDLINHRKINVNVNDKSAWVEAGSTIGELYYRISEKSKTLGFPAGVCPTVGVGGHFSGGGYGTLLRKYGLSADNIVDARLIDANGRILDRNSMGEDLFWAIRGGGGNTFGLVLAWKVKLVDVPEKVTVFTLNKTLEQNATKLIHKWQYVAPRFPEDLFIRILVNRLNSSDQGGNNKQTLVASFNSIFLGRIDQLLPIMQENFAELGLRREDCIEMSWIESIMYFAGFPGGASPNVLLSRVQLLTRNFKAKSDYVYQPIPEGGLEGIWKLFFEDESQAAQVILSPYGGRMDDISSSSIPFPHRVGNLYKIQYLLYWDEQAEEVADRRHISWIRRLYSYMTPFVSKFPRAAYINYRDLDIGVNNIKGHTSYAQAKVWGIKYFKNNFDRLVHVKTKVDPSNFFRNEQSIPSLT; encoded by the coding sequence ATGGAGAattcttgtttttcctttctttttgtaCTTCTTGTTTTCTCATCAACTTCATCGGCAGCATTAGCTGATAATCATGAAGATTTCATTCAGTGCCTATCTCCTAGTAACCAAACATCCTCCAATATTTATACCCCAAACAACTCTTCTTTTTCATCAGTCCTTCAAAAATCCATACAAAATCTAAGGTTCAATACAACTAAAACTCCTAAACCTCTTGTGATTGTCACCCCAGTGAGTGAATTCGAGGTCCAACTAGTCATTCTTTGTGCTAAGAAAACTGGGATGCACGTTAGGGTTCGTGGTGGGGGACATGATTATGAAGGCCTTTCTTATGTTTCCGAGGTTCCACTCGCTGTAGTTGATCTTATTAACCATAGAAAAATCAATGTTAACGTCAATGACAAGAGTGCATGGGTTGAAGCTGGATCAACTATTGGCGAACTCTACTATAGAATCTCGGAGAAGAGCAAAACCCTTGGGTTTCCAGCTGGTGTTTGTCCAACCGTTGGCGTTGGTGGGCATTTTAGTGGAGGTGGTTATGGTACTCTGTTGAGAAAATATGGCTTATCAGCTGATAACATTGTGGATGCACGATTGATCGATGCGAATGGAAGGATTCTTGATAGGAATTCCATGGGGGAAGATCTATTTTGGGCAATTAGAGGAGGTGGTGGAAATACCTTTGGACTTGTCCTTGCATGGAAGGTCAAATTGGTAGATGTTCCTGAGAAAGTAACTGTTTTCACACTTAACAAGACATTGGAACAAAATGCAACTAAGCTTATTCATAAGTGGCAATATGTTGCTCCAAGATTCCCTGAAGATTTGTTTATTAGGATCTTGGTTAATAGATTGAACTCAAGTGATCAAGGTGGTAACAACAAACAAACACTTGTAGCTTCATTTAACTCCATATTCCTTGGCAGAATCGATCAATTACTTCCCATCATGCAAGAAAATTTTGCTGAATTAGGGTTGAGAAGAGAAGATTGCATTGAAATGAGTTGGATAGAGTCTATAATGTACTTTGCAGGGTTCCCGGGAGGTGCATCTCCCAATGTCTTGCTAAGTAGGGTTCAACTCTTAACACGTAACTTCAAGGCAAAATCAGACTACGTGTATCAGCCAATCCCAGAGGGAGGTCTTGAAGGAATATGGAAATTGTTCTTTGAAGATGAATCTCAAGCAGCACAAGTGATCTTGAGTCCATATGGTGGCAGGATGGATGATATTTCATCTTCCTCTATTCCATTCCCCCATAGAGTTGGGaatttatataaaattcaatatttgcTGTATTGGGATGAACAAGCAGAAGAAGTAGCTGATCGGAGACATATCAGTTGGATAAGAAGGCTTTATTCTTACATGACTCCTTTTGTTTCTAAGTTTCCAAGAGCTGCTTATATCAACTATAGGGATCTTGATATTGGAGTGAACAACATTAAGGGACATACAAGCTATGCACAAGCTAAGGTTTGGGGGATTAAGTATTTCAAGAATAATTTTGATAGATTAGTTCATGTGAAAACTAAAGTGGATCCTTCAAACTTCTTTAGGAATGAACAAAGCATTCCTTCACTTACTTAG